From Camelus ferus isolate YT-003-E chromosome 18, BCGSAC_Cfer_1.0, whole genome shotgun sequence, one genomic window encodes:
- the MYL10 gene encoding myosin regulatory light chain 10, which translates to MAPRRARKRAEGGASSNVFSMFDQSQIQEFKEAFTIMDQNRDGFIDKEDLRDTFAALGRINVKNEELEAMVKEAPGPINFTVFLTMFGEKLKGTDPEETILHAFKVFDTEGKGFVKADFIKEKLMTQADRFSEEEIKQMFAAFPPDVCGNLDYRNLCYVITHGEEKD; encoded by the exons GCACCCAGAAGAGCCCGGAAAAGAGCAGAAGGTGGAGCCAGCTCCAATGTCTTCTCCATGTTTGATCAGTCCCAGATCCAGGAGTTTAAAGAG GCCTTCACCATCATGGACCAGAATCGGGATGGCTTCATTGACAAGGAGGACCTGAGGGACACCTTTGCTGCCCTGG GCCGCATCAATGTGAAGAATGAGGAGCTGGAGGCCATGGTGAAGGAAGCCCCCGGGCCCATCAACTTCACTGTCTTCTTGACCATGTTTGGGGAGAAGCTGAAGG GTACGGACCCAGAGGAGACCATTCTCCACGCCTTCAAGGTGTTCGACACTGAAGGGAAAGGTTTCGTCAAGGCTGATTT CATCAAAGAGAAGCTCATGACGCAGGCCGACCGGTTCAGTGAGGAGGAG aTCAAGCAGATGTTTGCTGCCTTCCCACCAGATGTATGTGGCAACCTGGACTACAGGAACCTGTGCTACGTCATCACACATGGCGAAGAGAAGGACTAG